One genomic window of Anaeromicrobium sediminis includes the following:
- a CDS encoding DUF488 domain-containing protein, producing the protein MDIFTIGHSNYSMDRFLNMLNFYDIDCIVDIRGTPYSKYNIQFNKESFSRTLIGKGYIYIYMGKEFAVQREDKSLYTEEGFADFEKVAYDKNFLNGIKRLKDGCEKGYRIALVGAMQDPINCHRCTLLGRALIKYGFNLKHILDDYTLASQEDLEERLLEKYFANRDQLTIDTYMGMEISKEELIKKCYKKSNKEIGFRVEKINR; encoded by the coding sequence ATGGATATATTTACAATAGGACATTCAAATTATTCTATGGATAGATTTCTAAATATGTTGAACTTCTATGATATAGATTGTATTGTAGACATTAGAGGAACACCATATTCAAAATATAATATTCAATTTAATAAAGAATCCTTTTCAAGAACATTAATTGGTAAGGGGTATATATATATTTACATGGGAAAGGAATTTGCAGTTCAAAGGGAAGATAAAAGCTTATATACAGAAGAAGGCTTTGCTGATTTTGAAAAGGTAGCATATGACAAAAACTTCTTAAATGGTATAAAGCGGCTAAAAGATGGCTGTGAAAAAGGATATAGAATTGCCTTAGTGGGCGCAATGCAAGATCCTATCAATTGTCATAGGTGTACATTACTAGGAAGAGCATTGATAAAATATGGATTTAATTTAAAACATATATTAGATGACTATACACTGGCATCTCAAGAAGATTTGGAAGAAAGGCTTTTAGAAAAATATTTTGCAAACAGGGACCAACTAACAATTGATACCTATATGGGTATGGAAATATCAAAGGAGGAGTTAATAAAGAAATGCTATAAGAAGAGCAATAAAGAAATAGGGTTTAGAGTTGAGAAAATTAACCGTTAA